In Juglans microcarpa x Juglans regia isolate MS1-56 chromosome 1S, Jm3101_v1.0, whole genome shotgun sequence, the genomic stretch aaaatacaacaaaacatGCTATGCTGCCAGCCTGCCATGTAGGATACTTATTTGTAAGACTTAAAATCCAAACTCCAGGTTAGGCCAACATATAGATTGCATTTTAATGATTGCTCTACACTAAAATCTGATAAGAATAACTAAGTTACATGGTTTAATAAGTGAAATCTGGAAACTAGGGTACATGCTACACGGAAATGTCATAAAATGTTTCTGAAGGTAAGTTACTCACTGTTTTGTAACCCAAAATGCTCCTTGATGTAGGGTCATCCCAAATAAGCAGCAGTACCCTTACTCCTTCCCGGGACTTGGCCCTCAAAAGATCCCCTAGTGTGAAATCTGCTTGACCAGCATCCCGTACAAGTCTAACTTTGTGCCACAGGGACCACCCAGTAATGTAAATCAAACGACGGGCTTGACGTATTGAATCAAAAATGTCATGCCAACATTTCCCATGCACATAATACATCCCTTGATCGAGCATCACGTCTGGAAGGGATCCATCTGGAACATGGGCATCTTGATAAAGAGTGACGGTTCCTCCTTTCCTGAGAGGAAAGTATGTTCCAGGAACCCCATCGTAATCAGGGCCTGCCCCCACTCCATGATGGTAACTGCTCAGTTTCTCAATTGGAGTGTACTGAATTGAAAGACTCAAGGTAGCTCCGGGCTTACAAGGCTTCCCACTACCATTCAGGATTGGGTAGGTTCCTTCAACCTTTACCCCTGAATATATCTGTTCCACTGGAATTGCCACAACTCCCATAAGCTGCGACCCCACTACATCGCTGTCTTTAACCGCAAAATGCACCTCAGCTGCGTAATGCGCCACTGGCACATAGAAATGTTGCTTCCAATCAGGATTCTCACTATTGCTAATCACAAAAGTCCTCCCAATTACAGCATTTGATACTGAAATTGAAACATAAGGATCACTGGtgatcttattattcatgtGGCCTTCAATTTTGTTGCTCATGTTCACTGGTAATTTCGCAAACATATCCCCCAAAGTCTTATGGAACAAGTCCATATTCGGAAGGTTTTGTGCACgataaatccaaatatctaaattCCCATGTAAAAGCAACACCTTCAATGATCCTTTATTCTGCCGAGGCAAAATCTGCAAGGACTGACCGTGCTGCGACCCATTGAATGAGCCCGAGTGACCATACGCAGAATTTCCAGATGAATCAATCTCACTCGAATAAGACACCTCAGAACTACTTGGAAACGAGTGGTTAGGATATGCGTAAAAGTCCCCTGGCCTACTATCGTACCTCGCACCAGGAGGGGCACTCGTCAATGGTGGCACCGAAGCAGCGGGGGGTGATGCAGGGGCAGTAGGGTGATTATCAGACAAACGCACATTAAGGAAAAGATCATCCAAAGGTGGGTAAGCAGGAGTGTGAGAAGCGCTGGAATAATTTGCACTATCAAGATTCGCGGATGACCCAGTTTCTATAGAACTTGAGCTATCCTGTCGGTGATGATTGGAAAAGCTATTGGCCCGGGAAGGGACTTGGGGTGGGCTTTCGATAGACGGGTATAAGCCGGGTTGTTGGTAATGGTAATGTGAGGAGCCATATTGTAAACTGCTATGGTGTTGAAGGGTTGGTTGTGGAGCATTGTGACAAATCGGAGCAACTGGATATGGGTATGGATAGGGAGGAGGATGGTGGTGATAGTCTAAAGGACCTGAATACGAGGCTGAAGGCGATGGTGGTGGGGGTGGGTATGCATAAGGGTAAGAATGTGCGGAATCATACGGGTATGGATAAGGAGGGACATGATATGGATCTGAATTTGGTGGTTGgtatggaggaggaggagggtaTGCATAGGGATTGTGGTTTGGATACGAAGATGACGAACCAGAATTATCCATTAACAGACACTAAATTTTGATTCTTAATGATGATAATTGAATGAAGACTTGATCATGAATATTAGTTACGCAACACTGTTATAGAACATATCAGATGGAATTGTTTCAAGGAGAAGTTAATGTGTGTGTAGGACTTGAATTAAAAGATATATTGACAGCATGCAAAGCTGTTTAGCAagtaaaccaacaaaaaaagacAGAAATAGACCGGGATCAACTTTTGGGGATTATAGATACATggaaaaatttgtatatttgagGAAAATAGCAAAGATACAGAGAGGATCAAATGGAATTTGATTCTCAGAAAATAGAAGGCTCGAGGCTCGGTGACaatgatcaacaaaaaaaaaaagcgcagAGGAGAGTTTTGATTAGATAAATGTCAAAGGGGGAATTGGAGATAATACCTTTTGAGGTCTGATTATCGAACGATATGGAAAGAAATTTCCTCTGGAACCTTCAAAGAAGTAAGAACAGGAAAACAGAGTTTCAAAGTCAGAGAGAGAAGAGCGGAACCTGTAACCTGCAAATCTTCTTCGTGTTAACAAACGCGTGCAAGCGCCACAATGACAACCGGTATTTCCAGGTTTCAGCTATCGGTCTTCTCTCTGCGAAACGTCCAGCCACAACAACTACCATTTCAGCcggtttttattattttttctcccacgtcgatttttttaattaaatatataaattaataattatatttacatGTCCGTGAAGCTTCACATATATAAATGACccaatttaatttgtaaaatgaaTTGCTTACAAACTAAATTTTGACGAGTTAATATCGTGAACAATATGTGCTATTCGCACCGACTTGTAAATAAAATCAgagatataatttatatagttataaagtatataaatctcattcactattttaaaataataataaactaaaataacatataaaaaatcgagattttaaagatgaattttactttattattttaaataaggtatgcataatttgtatattttaaaaccATATGTAGCATtcctctaaaaatatattatatatataatcagctTAGTTAAATCACCCAAGACCTGCAATTTGATTGGCCGTTATGTTCGACGCGGGTGATGCACGTTATTCTAGTAAATAATTCTCATGATACGTACTATATGTAtcatttatgatatatatatatatatatatatatatatatatttaggaaaAAAAGTCAAACACCTTcgagaagtttgagaaatattgtaTACATGATGACGATGATGCATGCTAGAAGCTGTAgcatcaaaatttcttttgcaGTTTCTAGTAATTAGTTGGTCCATTATTGTAGTGAACAGTAGTTCAGCATAGATTATTATGACGAGAAATTGCTATTAAAAGCCCTTCCGGCTTCTTATGTCATTGCGCAGTACTTGCcgtataaattatatatggtgGCCTGATATCCAATCCTTCTCGAATTAGATGATTTTgttcaaaacataaaacaaagtTAGATGACTTTTTGGGGATTTAATCTGCTGTCGTTTTAAAGTTTGATAAAGGATTCTCTAGCTATACTCATTAATGtctaatatatatcatgacaATGTGAcgagaggaaaataaaaatgtaacaatattagatatatatatatatatatatatatatatatatatagtttaactTCCATTGAAAGGGCCGGTTTGTTAAGacgaatataaatattaaaatcaatctATTCTTATTAGTCTTTAGTTTTGAGGATGACTTGGTCATTATTTTACTTGGCATCATAATAGATGTGTTAGAATATTACTCTAcactttaattatttaattaaatattcaatttatcttttttttatgaagaggaaaaaattgaagatgTAATGTGTCTACATATGTCCATTTTTGAAACTCCTAGCTCATCAATATCGATCGTAGTATGGTACCCTGCGAAttgaactagctagctagcgacATTATCCTTGTTTTGTACTCATTGTTTAATGCATAAGCATTAATTGATCTAATTTAGGTTCATCCTCCAAACCCTTAGCCAGAATCatgacatgcatatatatatatatatatatacacgtgtgTGTGTTAACCAAGATGAAGACGATCCATTAGAAAAGTAACCATATATCATACATATCTGACACGATATATTTCTTTCTACTAACGATACACACAAGactttttataatacttttcaCAATATATGATGTAAAAggagggtatttttataaaatgattttacttttatatgacAGTTTACAATAGTacccttcattttaaaatatgattgtgaaatatgttatgaaaaatattgtgtttatcattttttatctctttatcTCAATCGTATGGttgcattaataaaataaatttttcaaaatctaattcagcaaataaaaaactaatatataatttttttaaaaagaattttgattgaAATATTCCAACAATACATGATTTGTTAATAGAGATGATAAGAAGAACTTCGATAGGTCCTTCCTCCATCTATTCATGCTCGAAGTCTAAAGAAAATGCCAATTTTACATGAGCTGCATTAGCAGCTTGATTTCCTTCTCTAAATTAGCTCCAGCAAACGCTGGAGCATCTTCATCTGTTCATTTAGTCATCAATCGGACTATAAATGACAATAGGGCTCCTTACAACGTGACGGGAGCTTTTCCAAACAAGTGAACCCGGGACCATTTGCCCACTCGGCATTGGCTTTGCCTTCACCACAACCGTGAAGCTCAGCTCCTGCAAGACGCGAGAGAAGTAGAGAGTCGTGGGCCTAACAGTGATTTCAACTCCTGCGGGAGCATTAATGGTGGCGTTATAGATGGACAGAGCAGGACCGACGTTGGTCACTCTTCGCCGGAAAACGCCTGTTATCGGCTCTCGCTTGTTTTTCAGGCTAAGCTGCATGGTGGGATAGTTGAGATCATCATAGCCAAGTCCGGGAAGCAACGTGGAGCAGTTGACACGTTTGGAACCAACTAGGACTGCTAAAGAGGATGCATTATAC encodes the following:
- the LOC121245167 gene encoding phospholipase D beta 2-like → MDNSGSSSSYPNHNPYAYPPPPPYQPPNSDPYHVPPYPYPYDSAHSYPYAYPPPPPSPSASYSGPLDYHHHPPPYPYPYPVAPICHNAPQPTLQHHSSLQYGSSHYHYQQPGLYPSIESPPQVPSRANSFSNHHRQDSSSSIETGSSANLDSANYSSASHTPAYPPLDDLFLNVRLSDNHPTAPASPPAASVPPLTSAPPGARYDSRPGDFYAYPNHSFPSSSEVSYSSEIDSSGNSAYGHSGSFNGSQHGQSLQILPRQNKGSLKVLLLHGNLDIWIYRAQNLPNMDLFHKTLGDMFAKLPVNMSNKIEGHMNNKITSDPYVSISVSNAVIGRTFVISNSENPDWKQHFYVPVAHYAAEVHFAVKDSDVVGSQLMGVVAIPVEQIYSGVKVEGTYPILNGSGKPCKPGATLSLSIQYTPIEKLSSYHHGVGAGPDYDGVPGTYFPLRKGGTVTLYQDAHVPDGSLPDVMLDQGMYYVHGKCWHDIFDSIRQARRLIYITGWSLWHKVRLVRDAGQADFTLGDLLRAKSREGVRVLLLIWDDPTSRSILGYKTDGIMQTHDEETRRFFKNSSVQVLLCPRIAGKRHSWIKQREVETIYTHHQKTVIVDADAGSNKRKIIAFVGGLDLCDGRYDTPQHPIFRTLQTMHKDDYHNPTYAGNIAGCPREPWHDLHSKIDGPAAYDVLINFEDRWLKASKPHGIKKLKMSYDDSLLRLERIPDIVGLSDAPCTSENDPETWHVQIFRSIDSNSVRGFPKDPKDATSLNLMCGKNVLIDMSIHTAYVKAIRAAQHFIYIENQYFIGSSYNWISNKDVGANNLIPMEIALKIANKIRANERFAAYIVIPMWPEGVPTGSATQRILFWQHKTMQMMYETIYNALVEVGLEGAFSPQDYLNFFCLGNREAIDGYDATSSGSHTAANTPQALSQKNRRFMIYVHSKGMIVDDEYVILGSANINQRSMEGARDTEIAMGAYQPHHTWARKISNPHGQIYGYRMSLWAEHIGGTEDCFRQPESIECVRRVRTLGEKNWKQFAADEVTEMRSHLLKYPVEVDRKGKVRPLPGSESFPDVGGNIVGSFLGIQENLTI